From Oreochromis niloticus isolate F11D_XX linkage group LG15, O_niloticus_UMD_NMBU, whole genome shotgun sequence:
GGTAGCGGGATCGATCCCCGCATCCTCCAAAAGATATTCttttagaatagaattcaactttattgtcattgcacatgcacaggtacagggcaacggaatgcagtttgcatccatccagacgtgctttagccgtgatatagatatattacaatatatattagcaataatatagatatgtaagtatattacagaaatgggtctattatggtatgttataatgtacacggtatgaagtatgttatgaatattctataactataggtatgtacaggctgtagtgagtacaagctatgtacaggctatgaacaggatataaatatgaaataaaaaaaactatacagaaatatgagatatacagctatacagaaGGTATCACACAAAACATATGTTTGCACAGTGACATCCCTCTCATCACCTACCCAAACGGAGAGACATCATTCTTTAACCCCCCCAAATACTGTACATGTTCAAGCATACAATGGTAGCCCAATATCACAGAACTCTCAAATGACATTAGAAAAAGggttcattactcaaagctTTTTAACACCATCGTCTTTGGTggcatctggtggccaaaaatatcACGAGCCGCTTGAATCtacaaatgaaaatgaactgCTTGATTATGATTGCCCAGGCAGTGAGTGACATCATCAGACACCgataaatagttttaaaatgtGTGAGAAAGGTCGGACTTTGAAAGTGAATCATCAGCAAATACAAATACGATTGTATGATTTTTTCCATTTATGAGTTCCTAGGATTATGTGATCTATCTGGTATTTAAAGCTTAAAAttctgaatttgaatgaaattttgattttcatgatCAGCACTAATgccaatttaaaaaatcaagtcaatgaaagtgaatgtttttcttttaaagatatATTAATTTTATAGTATTTTGTAAACGTAAACACAGGGTGGCGATATTATTCTGTGATATATCTGTGATATTGGGCTACCATTGTATGCTTCACATGTACAGTATTTTTGtggggtaaaaaaaacaatgtctgTCTGTTTGGGTAGGTGATGAGAGGGATTTCACTGTGcaaacttgtatgtttttgtgacGATGCCTAAAAGCAAAGTCTTTTGGAGGATGCGGGCATCGATCCCGCTACCTCTCGCATGCTAAGCGAGCGCTCTACCATTTGAGCTAATCCCCCACATGAGACATGAAAGACTGACGTCATCAGTCACTGATAAATAGTGCTAAAATGTGTAAGAAAGGTCGGACTTTGAAGTGAATCACCAACAAATACATACAGAGTATGTCAGAGATGAAAGTAAAATTAATTTGGTTAATTGAACAGATATTTTCGGACTGTGTATTGACACAGGACCAAAAATCAATCATATCCCGCAGCATAAACCACAGCAAATGACAACAGGGAGGGGTGAAGTAACTTTTACCATTTACTGAAAAAAGGCATgggtcattatcagcagaggtttcggaTCAAACCACTGTGAGACCTTGGGTCACCCTGTTTACATGCTTAACTTAATAACTAGAGGTGCAGTACTCTAAGACGAGTCAACTGTAGTGACCTTTAACTGATCACACATGCAGTGGCGTTGTCGAGCTGTAAATGCGCAGAGCTGAGAACGGACACACGTGGTTCTGGAAATTATACTGGGATAGTTCCTCCTTCTAGCACGCCACGGTCACGGTCAGTTGTCAGCGAGCGTAGCATTCCTGTGATCAACCATACACATCAGCGGGGGATTAGCTCAAATGGTAGAGCGCTCGCTTAGCATGCGAGAGGTAGCGGGATCGATGCCCGCATCCTCCAAATTTATTTGACCGTAAACTAAAAGCAGACTAAAAACAGATTTCTGCAGGGTGAGAAATCCAATTCTGTCGTATAAAAAACCCCCTCTGTGCACAGATTCTTCGTAACTTCCCGTGAGAAATAtccacaacaaaacaaaaacaacttaaCGAAACAGTGGACAAAGAGGCGtttcttttattcttatttattaatTACCAGGTTGTTATGAGCTTCTTGCTGCCACAGCACAGTTTAAGTCTATACAGATATATGAACAGGTTAGTTATTACTTATGTTACTTTTAATACGTTACTTCATTTTAGTTTGAGCAGTGTTTTGGGGTGATAAGGAACCTTTTTAATGCCCAATAAAGGTCATAAACCAGgttgtaaaattaaaaatagtGATATGTCCTAAACAGCTGTTACAAAGGTGGGGgagtgttgctcacagagggaTCATCTTCCAAATGACCATAAGCTCTCCGTCACAGCAACAGAGAAATTTCTAAGTCTGCACAATAAACACACCTCTTTATGTACTTTATCACAATGCGTAATGACTATTGAAAGCACCTTAAAAAGATTCCGAGTGTAGAATAAAATGTGACCTTTAATGAGAAATCCAGCTTGCCTGagatcagtgtttgtgtttattaagGCTGAGTGTTAAAGGCTGTGGATTCATAGAGTCCGAAGGTAATAACTctatattacaataagcagcaTGTTGTTATGATTTACTGGCTATTGTTGTGcaaaaactccattttaacTTCAGTCATGATGGCAAATAAGAAAAATATGTTATACTTTTGTAAATGAAGACTGTATAaatttaatattgttttttcttagTATCTTCATCAGAGCTCAAACTAAATGAAATGACTGGTCCTATTTTGAATACACGAGAAGATTTCATAATAAACGTGatttttaattcatacattGATCTGCATTCAATAAAATCTGTCATGCGGggaaataaaaatattgtgactgggagcaacaacatgaaacaaacgcatccacacaaacacagacagtttTATCATCATGAGCATGAACATCATCAGGCAGTGAAAATTCCATCAGATAATGTTCTGCTATCTGAGCATGTCTCCCCCCTTAAAATGACCCTCATCAATCCTGGTGCCCCGTGCTTCCTCGTCCACCGTGTCCTCTCTGCGATAAGGAGGTCAATCAGCTCGGTTTGGTCTGAAAGCAGTTTCTGAACCACGAGCCCTGGCGCCTCCATCCCTCGCTGTCTCACTTTCCGCTCCGAGTGTCCCAAAGCCAAAAAGGTTTGtctgagttttttttaatcttttcagTGTCTGTTACAGGAAGCTAAAGCAGCCGGACAGCAGGCTGTCTGTCTTATATTGCCTCGTTTTATCCTCTCACATGAAGTCATCTGAATCGTAGCCGTCCTGCAGAGTACAGGCAGTAAAGCACAAGTTACAGACTGTTCATCATCCACTGCTACTGCTTTGCTAAAAGAAATCAcattaaacatatatatatatatatatatatatatatatatatatatatatatacacacacacatatacatatatatatatatatatatatatatatatgacatcATGGTAAATTAACAAAATAATAGAATCCTTCTTGGTGTTCACCTCATTTGTCTTCATGTTTTCAGTCCTCATCAGTGACGAGTAGTTCCTGCAGTGACCAAAGCGCAAGAGTGTCACACATAGTGCCAAACTttatttgaaacattttttatcTTATAAGCATTTATATCTAAAATGTACACGTGGTCGGGTTTTTGCTGTTACAGGTAAGGTTAAGAGTAAAGAAGGGTGTGCTTTAGGAATCACCTGCTATGGCTTGGTTAGTATGGCTTCGACTCTTAAGGAGAAAATACTAATTTTGTGGAAATGGACACAAATTAGTACATATAGAGCTGTCAGATGAAATTTAGTTTCACAAAAACCAATCAGTAGATTTAAAGCGGTGTGAATTATATCAACTGCTGTGAGGCTCCCGTGTAATCTAAGTGCTGCAGACTGAAATGTCATCGTACTTATCAATACAATCGTTTTGGCtataatgaaacatttctaaAACACTGTTCTACCTGAGCTCCTCCtgctcttttttccttttctgctcctccttctctctcctcttctgCTCCTGCAGCTGAGCTTTCTTCTCGTTCCTCTCCTCCCGATCTCTCGATTCCTTCTCTGCTGCCAGATCAGGGAACCGTTCCGCTTTTGTTTTCTCCAGACGGTTTATTATCTCGTTGATCTTCTTCTCCACTGCCACGATCTTTACCTGTGAACACAAAGTCAGTTTAGTGAACACCTAAAGTTGACTAAAAATACTATGTAATGTTAGAGTATTACGCAGATTGCTGCATAATAATCCATCAGCGTACATGAAGCCAGGTCTGCTGACCTCTTTCTGTCGATAAAAGCCGATCTGTCCAACATCCATGTCTCCTGTTTTCTTCAGGTTGGCCCAAGGTGTGTAAACCACATTGATGTTGTTCATCTTACAGCCTGAAAACATGTAACAAGTCAAGTTTAACCACATCTGCATACAAAATTCCTCTCAGTAAAAATAACAGCAGACAGAAACTTGTACCAGAGGATCTCTCAGACCAACCTGCACGCTTAAGGGTGaaagtattttctttttaccttggatgctgttgtttttCACCAGTTGTGCGCAGTCTATCAGCACCTCTGGTGGGATATCATCAATGGTTTGACCCTTGAAATTAATC
This genomic window contains:
- the ccdc25 gene encoding coiled-coil domain-containing protein 25 isoform X1, with protein sequence MVFYFTSAVVNPSFTIYMGKDKYESCFMPTDEDLIKYGWPEDIWFHVDKLSSAHVYLRMPKGQTIDDIPPEVLIDCAQLVKNNSIQGCKMNNINVVYTPWANLKKTGDMDVGQIGFYRQKEVKIVAVEKKINEIINRLEKTKAERFPDLAAEKESRDREERNEKKAQLQEQKRREKEEQKRKKEQEELRNYSSLMRTENMKTNEDGYDSDDFM
- the ccdc25 gene encoding coiled-coil domain-containing protein 25 isoform X2 — its product is MVFYFTSAVVNPSFTIYMGKDKYENEDLIKYGWPEDIWFHVDKLSSAHVYLRMPKGQTIDDIPPEVLIDCAQLVKNNSIQGCKMNNINVVYTPWANLKKTGDMDVGQIGFYRQKEVKIVAVEKKINEIINRLEKTKAERFPDLAAEKESRDREERNEKKAQLQEQKRREKEEQKRKKEQEELRNYSSLMRTENMKTNEDGYDSDDFM